A single region of the Arthrobacter sp. zg-Y20 genome encodes:
- a CDS encoding DeoR/GlpR family DNA-binding transcription regulator translates to MTQQQRLNVVLDLVSERGSVSIAEVSDVLGVSTATVRRDLNTLAEQRLVTRTHGGASALGSGYELPLQYKIARQADAKVAIARAVADLIQPGQSVGLNGGTTTSEVARMLGRSERLHPDGDSPGVTIVTNALNVAYEMSVREHIKIVVTGGVPRRQSYELIGPLVANSLKDFSMDLAVLGVDGLSAAFGATTLHEGEAEASREIAAVARRVVIAADSTKLGRSTFARICPLAGIDTLVTDQPVAPDFAAELANAGVEVIVADAGK, encoded by the coding sequence ATGACCCAGCAGCAGCGCCTGAATGTTGTCCTTGACCTAGTGAGCGAACGGGGAAGTGTGTCGATCGCCGAGGTGAGCGATGTGCTGGGGGTATCCACAGCCACCGTGCGGCGCGACCTCAACACCCTGGCCGAACAGCGCCTGGTCACCCGCACCCACGGCGGCGCTTCCGCCCTCGGTTCCGGTTACGAACTACCGCTGCAGTACAAGATCGCCCGCCAGGCCGACGCGAAGGTGGCCATTGCCCGGGCCGTGGCAGACCTCATCCAGCCTGGGCAGTCGGTGGGCCTCAACGGCGGCACCACCACCAGCGAAGTAGCCCGGATGCTGGGCCGCAGCGAGCGGCTGCACCCCGATGGCGACTCGCCCGGAGTCACCATCGTGACCAATGCGCTGAACGTCGCCTACGAAATGTCGGTGCGCGAGCACATCAAAATCGTGGTGACCGGCGGGGTGCCGCGCCGCCAGTCCTATGAACTGATCGGCCCCCTGGTTGCCAACTCGCTGAAGGACTTCAGCATGGACTTAGCCGTCCTGGGGGTGGATGGGCTCAGCGCAGCCTTCGGCGCCACCACCCTGCATGAAGGGGAAGCGGAAGCCAGCCGGGAAATCGCGGCGGTTGCCCGCCGGGTGGTGATCGCCGCCGACTCCACCAAGCTGGGCCGCAGCACCTTCGCCCGCATCTGCCCGCTGGCCGGCATCGACACCCTGGTCACGGACCAGCCCGTTGCACCGGACTTCGCCGCCGAACTGGCCAACGCCGGGGTAGAGGTCATCGTCGCCGACGCCGGCAAGTAG
- a CDS encoding sugar isomerase, with protein MPSSFVEAEIASQPETWRLAAQLVPEIAGRLPRRGERVAVVGCGTSWFMAMSYAVLRERAGHGVTDAWAGSEYPAGRDYDRIIAISRSGTTTEIVDLLKTLGPVPTTLITAVAESPGAEAADDVIAMPFADEQSVVQTRFATSVLTLLRVHLGEDVEPLIADAQLALDIPVDKLLAANQCTFIGRGFAVGLAFEAALKTREAAQYWSESYPAMDYRHGPIAIAEPGRLVWSLGEPPAGLADDVAATGARFVHHDLDPQAALVVAQRFAVGLAVSRGLDPDRPRSLTRSVVLS; from the coding sequence ATGCCTTCCTCCTTCGTAGAAGCAGAAATAGCCTCCCAGCCCGAAACCTGGCGGCTTGCCGCCCAGCTGGTCCCCGAGATTGCCGGCCGGCTGCCCCGCCGCGGCGAGCGGGTAGCGGTGGTTGGATGCGGCACCAGCTGGTTCATGGCCATGTCCTACGCGGTGCTGCGGGAGCGTGCCGGCCACGGGGTGACCGACGCCTGGGCGGGCAGTGAATACCCGGCGGGCCGGGACTATGACCGGATTATTGCCATCTCCCGCTCCGGCACCACCACCGAGATCGTTGACCTCCTCAAGACGCTCGGCCCGGTCCCCACCACACTCATCACGGCCGTGGCCGAATCCCCCGGAGCTGAAGCAGCGGATGATGTCATCGCCATGCCGTTTGCGGATGAGCAGTCCGTGGTGCAGACCCGGTTCGCGACGTCGGTGCTGACACTGCTGCGCGTCCACCTCGGCGAGGACGTTGAACCGCTCATCGCAGATGCTCAGTTGGCGCTGGACATCCCCGTGGACAAGCTGCTCGCAGCCAACCAGTGCACGTTCATCGGCCGCGGATTCGCCGTCGGCCTCGCGTTCGAGGCGGCCCTGAAGACGCGGGAGGCCGCCCAGTACTGGTCCGAGTCCTATCCGGCCATGGACTACCGGCACGGTCCCATTGCGATCGCAGAACCCGGCCGGCTGGTGTGGAGCCTGGGCGAGCCGCCCGCCGGGCTGGCCGACGACGTCGCCGCGACGGGCGCGCGGTTCGTACACCATGACCTGGATCCGCAGGCGGCCCTCGTGGTGGCCCAGCGCTTCGCCGTCGGCCTGGCCGTGTCGCGGGGCCTGGATCCGGACCGCCCGCGTTCCCTCACCCGGTCCGTTGTCCTTTCCTGA